One window from the genome of Gopherus evgoodei ecotype Sinaloan lineage chromosome 2, rGopEvg1_v1.p, whole genome shotgun sequence encodes:
- the MSRB2 gene encoding LOW QUALITY PROTEIN: methionine-R-sulfoxide reductase B2, mitochondrial (The sequence of the model RefSeq protein was modified relative to this genomic sequence to represent the inferred CDS: deleted 1 base in 1 codon; substituted 2 bases at 2 genomic stop codons): MNAEVSQYDKFKDVGFLTRYDTAVITDWQKKFTPEQFYITREKGTELPFSGIYLNNRDRGMCHCVCCNAPLISSEKKYNSGTGWPSFXEAFDACGSHXSNTNIQRCPDTSLGSISMEVICKQCDAHLGHVFDGGPRPSGQRFCMNSVSLTFKPSLDY; encoded by the exons ATGAATGCTGAAGTCTCTCAATATGACAAGT ttAAAGATGTGGGATTTCTGACTAGATATGACACAGCTGTCATCACTGATTGGCAAAAGAAATTTACTCCAGAACAGTTCTATATCACAAGAGAAAAAGGAACTGAACTG CCATTTTCTGGAATCTATCTGAATAACAGAGATCGAGGAATGTGCCATTGTGTATGCTGTAATGCCCCATTGATCAG TTCAGAGAAGAAATACAATTCTGGCACCGGATGGCCTTCATTTTAGGAAGCTTTTGATGCATGTGGT TCACATTAAAGCAATACCAATATCCAGAGGTGTCCAGATACCTCATTGGGATCAATCAGCATGGAAGTCATTTGCAA GCAATGTGATGCCCATCTTGGTCATGTGTTTGATGGTGGTCCCAGACCTTCTGGACAAAGGTTCTGTATGAACAGTGTTTCGTTAACCTTTAAACCAAGCTTAGACTATTAA